One window of the Shewanella cyperi genome contains the following:
- a CDS encoding threonine/serine exporter family protein translates to MDNAEFIEKRRFIIKLGKALHKFGTPAYRLETHLQNVSRMLGIEGYFLISPTSMTFVLQHDADQEYNHLARVKPGELDLGSLARTDELVDELISGKRTLTEAMERLEEIANKPNPYGPLLTLLAFGSSAAAFAMLVGSGWTNVFWSGILGLLVYGLVYRAERSKRMAEMLEPLAAIVCAIGACAISRFDPGLNIPVVILSSIIIFIPGLALTLGLAELAARDLMSGTMRIMDAVMLLFKLYFGAVLGMVVGRALFGEHIYVEPAPLPKFAIWSAVPILSMALVIIFKARMKDAPWGVLAGIVAFFSAMLGGIYLGDSIGIFFGAFAVGIYSNLFARWMKAPASIALLQGIVILVPGSKTYIGLNALISGETMLNQAHIGSQIFLIFMSLIAGLIFANVAVPPRRTL, encoded by the coding sequence GTGGATAACGCGGAATTCATTGAAAAAAGGCGTTTTATCATTAAGTTGGGTAAGGCGTTGCACAAGTTTGGCACGCCGGCGTACCGACTGGAGACCCATTTGCAAAATGTGTCGCGCATGCTCGGCATCGAAGGCTATTTCCTGATCTCCCCCACTTCCATGACCTTTGTGCTGCAACACGATGCCGATCAGGAATACAACCACCTGGCCAGGGTGAAACCCGGCGAGCTGGACTTGGGCTCACTGGCCCGCACCGATGAACTGGTGGACGAGCTTATCAGCGGCAAGCGCACCCTCACCGAAGCCATGGAGCGACTGGAAGAAATCGCCAACAAGCCCAATCCCTATGGCCCGCTGCTGACCCTGCTGGCCTTCGGCTCCTCGGCGGCAGCCTTTGCCATGTTGGTGGGCAGCGGTTGGACCAACGTGTTCTGGTCCGGCATCCTGGGACTGCTGGTGTATGGCCTGGTGTACCGCGCCGAGCGCTCCAAACGTATGGCGGAAATGCTCGAACCGCTGGCGGCCATTGTCTGCGCCATCGGCGCCTGTGCCATCAGTCGCTTCGATCCCGGCCTTAATATTCCCGTGGTGATCCTCTCCAGCATCATCATCTTTATTCCCGGTCTGGCTTTGACCCTGGGACTGGCGGAGCTGGCGGCGCGGGACTTAATGTCCGGCACCATGCGCATCATGGATGCCGTGATGCTGCTGTTCAAACTCTATTTCGGCGCCGTGCTGGGCATGGTGGTGGGCCGGGCCCTGTTCGGCGAACATATTTATGTTGAGCCGGCGCCGCTGCCCAAGTTTGCCATCTGGTCGGCGGTGCCCATATTGTCCATGGCGCTGGTGATCATCTTCAAGGCGCGGATGAAGGACGCACCCTGGGGCGTGCTTGCCGGTATTGTGGCCTTTTTCTCGGCCATGCTCGGCGGTATCTATCTGGGCGATTCCATCGGTATCTTCTTCGGTGCCTTTGCGGTCGGTATCTATTCCAACCTGTTTGCCCGCTGGATGAAGGCCCCCGCCTCCATCGCCCTGTTGCAGGGCATAGTGATACTGGTGCCGGGCAGCAAGACCTATATCGGTCTCAATGCGCTCATTTCCGGCGAGACCATGCTCAACCAGGCCCACATAGGCTCGCAGATTTTTCTGATCTTTATGTCACTGATCGCAGGACTTATTTTCGCCAACGTGGCCGTACCGCCAAGACGCACGCTCTAA
- a CDS encoding ShlB/FhaC/HecB family hemolysin secretion/activation protein: MMVKIRLLLLTPALLLSPWLMADERQAIATQTGDAQEAPQCPVNRIIVISHPIFDESDPDTFFIHRWANFLHINTRESTVRKLLSFKEQDEVDSKDLEEAQRLLRAEPFLRDAAIHFAEPDPQADDTGPGKDVVVETWDNWSLLPTFSASRTGGASSFSFGIKEDNLLGTGIHTRVKYQSNEDRTGYKLAFDMPLAVVPHGRVGFDFYDNSDGQAKHLYFERPFYTLDGDKSYGLEYLDDLRTDTIRQNGQDINEFEHSVDYANVHYGWLSYYDGHSLQRWSLGLTRDRNDFAPSPLYPGGQLPQDRDFLYPWLGWEYLQDDFRVLRNVHLINYNEDYNLGWHHSARLGFETRDTDNTLGYHLGWQSSRGYMNDDHLILLNLDANATLATRQANTFKTSLLAEYFYQINPKWTAYGKLKLSASRNAYYDQQFALGDETGLRGFPNDYQHGDHQWLLSAEIRNYPNINLYQLAELGWAAFVDLGQSFGGEAADNNEIQGPIGAVGLGARIYSSRSSYGHVAHIDITVPFVDGEHVDSWEWRFQVRNHF, translated from the coding sequence ATGATGGTGAAGATCAGGCTGTTATTGCTGACCCCCGCGCTGCTGCTCAGCCCTTGGCTGATGGCCGACGAGCGGCAGGCAATAGCAACCCAGACCGGGGACGCCCAAGAGGCGCCACAGTGCCCGGTCAATCGAATCATAGTCATCAGCCATCCCATTTTTGACGAATCGGATCCCGACACCTTCTTTATCCATCGCTGGGCCAACTTCCTGCACATCAACACCCGTGAGTCCACGGTGCGCAAACTGCTGAGCTTCAAGGAGCAGGACGAGGTCGACAGCAAAGATCTGGAGGAAGCCCAACGGCTGTTGCGGGCCGAACCCTTCCTGCGGGATGCGGCGATTCATTTTGCCGAGCCGGATCCACAGGCCGACGACACGGGCCCGGGAAAAGATGTGGTGGTGGAGACCTGGGACAACTGGTCACTGCTGCCGACCTTCAGTGCCAGCCGCACCGGTGGCGCCAGCAGTTTTTCCTTTGGTATCAAGGAAGACAACCTGCTGGGCACAGGCATTCACACCCGGGTCAAGTACCAATCCAATGAAGACAGGACGGGGTATAAGCTGGCCTTTGACATGCCTTTAGCTGTAGTGCCCCACGGCCGTGTTGGCTTCGATTTTTACGACAACAGCGACGGTCAGGCCAAGCATCTGTACTTCGAGCGCCCCTTTTACACCCTGGACGGTGACAAGAGCTATGGCTTGGAATACCTGGATGATTTGCGCACCGATACCATCCGGCAGAATGGTCAGGATATCAATGAGTTTGAACACAGTGTCGATTACGCCAATGTGCACTATGGTTGGCTGAGTTATTACGATGGCCACAGTCTGCAGCGCTGGTCCCTGGGGCTGACCCGGGATCGCAACGACTTTGCCCCTTCTCCCCTGTATCCCGGTGGCCAGTTACCCCAGGACAGGGACTTCCTTTATCCCTGGCTGGGATGGGAGTACCTGCAGGATGACTTCCGGGTACTGCGCAATGTGCACCTGATTAATTACAACGAAGACTACAACCTGGGCTGGCATCACAGCGCCCGCCTGGGTTTTGAAACCCGGGATACGGACAATACCCTGGGCTATCATCTTGGCTGGCAAAGCAGCCGCGGTTACATGAACGATGATCACTTAATACTGCTGAACCTGGATGCCAATGCCACACTGGCGACCCGTCAAGCGAATACTTTCAAAACCAGTCTGCTGGCCGAGTATTTTTACCAGATCAATCCCAAATGGACCGCCTATGGCAAACTCAAACTCTCCGCCTCCCGCAATGCCTATTACGATCAGCAATTTGCTCTCGGCGATGAGACCGGCCTCAGGGGATTTCCCAACGATTACCAGCATGGAGATCATCAATGGTTGCTGAGCGCCGAGATCCGCAATTATCCCAATATCAACCTGTACCAATTGGCCGAACTGGGCTGGGCCGCCTTTGTGGACCTGGGCCAGTCCTTCGGCGGCGAAGCCGCCGACAATAATGAAATCCAGGGGCCCATAGGCGCCGTGGGCCTGGGGGCCCGCATCTATTCATCCCGCTCCAGCTACGGCCATGTGGCCCACATAGATATCACAGTCCCCTTTGTGGACGGAGAGCATGTGGACAGTTGGGAATGGCGTTTTCAGGTCAGAAACCATTTCTAA
- the rsmI gene encoding 16S rRNA (cytidine(1402)-2'-O)-methyltransferase: MSLPCALYIVPTPIGNLGDMSPRAIEVLSGVSLVACEDTRHSGKLLSHFGIATRTTALHDHNERARAQWIVDKLAAGEAVALISDAGTPLISDPGYHLVSHVRQAGFQVIPLPGPCAAITALSASGLPSDRFSFEGFLPAKEKARLDKLQELKEDPRTLIFYESPHRICYSLEAIVQVFGAERQLVMAREVSKTFETFLSGTAAEVCAAVAADANQQKGEIVLMCHGHSSGDDEALPAKALDTLKLLCEELPLKKAAALAAQIHGLKKNALYKYGLEQDW; encoded by the coding sequence ATGTCACTGCCCTGCGCGCTTTATATCGTTCCCACTCCCATAGGCAATCTGGGGGACATGAGCCCAAGGGCAATCGAGGTGCTTAGCGGCGTCAGTTTGGTAGCCTGCGAGGACACCCGTCACAGTGGCAAGCTGCTGAGCCATTTTGGCATTGCGACCCGCACCACGGCGTTGCACGATCATAACGAGCGTGCCCGGGCCCAGTGGATAGTGGATAAGTTGGCCGCCGGTGAGGCTGTGGCCCTGATAAGCGATGCCGGTACGCCATTGATTTCCGATCCCGGCTATCACTTGGTGTCCCATGTGCGTCAGGCCGGATTCCAGGTGATCCCCCTGCCGGGCCCTTGCGCCGCCATTACGGCCCTGTCGGCCTCGGGGCTGCCATCGGACCGGTTTTCCTTCGAAGGCTTTTTGCCCGCCAAGGAAAAAGCACGGCTGGATAAGTTGCAGGAGCTGAAGGAAGACCCGCGTACGCTGATTTTTTACGAGTCACCCCACAGGATTTGTTACAGCCTGGAGGCCATAGTTCAGGTCTTTGGCGCCGAGCGCCAGCTGGTGATGGCCAGGGAAGTGAGCAAGACCTTTGAAACCTTCCTCTCCGGCACGGCTGCCGAGGTTTGCGCCGCCGTTGCCGCCGATGCCAACCAGCAAAAGGGCGAGATAGTGCTGATGTGCCATGGGCACAGCAGTGGCGATGACGAGGCGCTGCCCGCCAAGGCGCTCGATACGTTGAAGTTGCTGTGTGAGGAGTTACCGCTGAAAAAAGCTGCGGCCCTGGCTGCTCAAATCCACGGCCTGAAGAAGAATGCCCTCTATAAATACGGTCTGGAACAGGACTGGTAA
- a CDS encoding penicillin-binding protein activator codes for MLKSQISLQFILVVLLAVFMSACGSRPAPAPVDHGPVQVSLAKVEQGSAQYLAQAEQSSGESRIRLRLLAAHALLNEGNEQAAGQLLAKLKANLSTAELLAEHSALSARLLEQQGRFDEALTKLVLPAGVAKWQKANFHQLRAQLFHKTQQPMLEAQELSALGQYLSQEQAIQAHDALWQILAAQTEAQLQQADNSQPQFSGWLQLAYLAKHYAVSPNELVRNLGDWQRANPSHPAALRLPGDLQKALNTKPYKPQKIAVLLPLSGPAANAANAIRNGIVSSYLAQNDGQVSISFFDSATDPVAALTQAQAEGAEFIIGPLLQSEIEKLLQPGISAGIPQLFLNKAERFSPENDRFFFSLSPAEEASDAAEHLFKDGIAHPLLLVSNDATGRRMAEAFNHTWQQLTQDRAEVHFYDGGDKMKLTVQQALGVSDSQERIARIKELLGSKIKADFRSRQDIDAIYMISAPQDIALLKPFIDVSFSVFAEPVPMYVSSRARNQDNTAAVPPEFNNLIVSDIPWLMQLGAENREINGLWPDWNNSQKRLFIMGYDAFELVGRLAQMRAFPGFQYQGRGGKLSVGADGVIKRQLSWGKYQRGALRPL; via the coding sequence GTGTTGAAAAGCCAGATTTCATTGCAGTTTATTCTTGTTGTCCTGCTCGCCGTTTTCATGTCGGCCTGTGGCAGTCGTCCAGCCCCCGCTCCCGTGGATCACGGCCCGGTTCAGGTTTCCCTGGCCAAGGTAGAGCAGGGCTCGGCACAGTACCTTGCCCAGGCGGAGCAGAGCAGCGGTGAAAGCCGCATTCGGCTGCGACTGCTGGCGGCCCATGCCCTGCTTAACGAAGGCAATGAACAGGCTGCCGGGCAACTCTTGGCCAAACTGAAAGCCAACCTGAGCACAGCCGAATTACTGGCCGAGCACAGCGCCCTCAGTGCCCGCTTACTGGAGCAACAAGGTCGTTTTGATGAGGCCCTGACCAAACTGGTGTTACCCGCCGGGGTGGCCAAATGGCAAAAGGCCAACTTCCACCAGCTGAGGGCGCAATTGTTCCACAAGACCCAGCAGCCCATGCTGGAAGCCCAGGAACTGAGCGCCCTGGGACAGTACCTGTCTCAAGAACAGGCCATCCAGGCCCATGATGCCCTGTGGCAGATACTGGCAGCTCAAACCGAGGCCCAGCTGCAGCAAGCTGACAACAGCCAGCCCCAGTTCAGTGGCTGGCTGCAACTGGCCTATCTGGCCAAGCATTATGCCGTGTCGCCCAACGAGCTGGTACGCAATCTGGGAGACTGGCAGCGAGCCAATCCTTCCCATCCGGCTGCCCTGCGTCTGCCGGGGGATCTGCAAAAAGCCCTGAATACCAAACCCTATAAGCCACAGAAAATTGCCGTACTGCTGCCCCTCAGCGGCCCGGCCGCCAATGCCGCCAATGCCATACGCAACGGTATTGTCAGCAGCTATCTGGCTCAGAACGATGGGCAAGTGAGCATCAGCTTCTTTGACAGCGCGACAGATCCTGTGGCCGCGCTCACCCAGGCCCAGGCCGAAGGGGCCGAGTTCATCATAGGCCCGCTGCTGCAAAGTGAAATAGAGAAACTGCTGCAGCCCGGGATCAGCGCCGGCATTCCGCAACTGTTCCTCAACAAGGCCGAGCGTTTCAGCCCCGAAAACGACAGATTCTTCTTCTCCCTGTCACCGGCCGAAGAAGCCAGCGACGCCGCCGAACACCTGTTCAAGGACGGCATAGCCCATCCCTTGCTGCTGGTGAGCAACGATGCCACCGGTCGCCGCATGGCCGAGGCCTTTAACCACACCTGGCAACAGCTGACCCAGGACAGGGCCGAGGTGCACTTTTACGACGGCGGCGACAAGATGAAACTGACGGTACAGCAGGCATTGGGTGTCAGTGACAGCCAGGAGCGCATCGCCCGGATCAAGGAGCTGCTGGGCAGTAAGATCAAAGCCGACTTCCGTTCCCGCCAGGACATAGACGCCATTTACATGATCTCGGCACCTCAGGATATCGCCCTGCTGAAACCCTTTATCGATGTCAGTTTCAGCGTGTTTGCCGAGCCCGTGCCCATGTACGTTTCCAGCCGCGCCCGCAACCAGGACAATACCGCGGCTGTACCACCGGAATTCAACAACCTGATCGTCAGCGACATCCCCTGGTTGATGCAGCTGGGGGCTGAAAATCGCGAGATCAATGGCCTGTGGCCGGACTGGAACAATAGCCAGAAGCGCTTGTTTATCATGGGTTATGACGCCTTTGAACTTGTTGGCCGCCTGGCCCAGATGCGCGCCTTCCCCGGCTTTCAGTACCAGGGCCGCGGTGGCAAACTGTCGGTGGGTGCCGATGGCGTCATCAAACGTCAATTAAGCTGGGGCAAGTACCAGCGGGGCGCCTTGAGGCCACTGTGA
- a CDS encoding YraN family protein, whose amino-acid sequence MNLGQLAEQQAQDYLCAQGLTPVATNVRYPFGELDLVMRQGGCWVFVEVKYRSSSRFGGALTALSAAQIRRIRAAASHFLQLQGINAPCRFDLVAIDAGAVEWLQNAF is encoded by the coding sequence GTGAACCTGGGCCAACTCGCCGAGCAACAGGCGCAGGACTATCTCTGCGCCCAAGGCTTAACCCCGGTAGCGACCAATGTGCGCTATCCCTTCGGCGAGCTGGATTTGGTAATGCGCCAGGGCGGTTGCTGGGTGTTTGTCGAGGTTAAATACCGCAGCAGCAGCCGGTTTGGCGGTGCCCTGACCGCCCTAAGTGCCGCCCAAATAAGACGGATCCGTGCCGCCGCCAGCCATTTCCTGCAATTGCAGGGGATAAATGCCCCCTGCCGTTTCGATCTGGTGGCCATAGATGCCGGCGCGGTCGAATGGTTGCAGAATGCATTTTAA
- a CDS encoding phosphoheptose isomerase yields MLERIKDSFTESIQTKIDAAEALPESIAKAAEMMVHCLLGGNKILACGNGGSAGDAQHFSAELLNRYEVERPPLPAIALTTDSSTLTAIANDYSYDEVFSKQILALGQPGDILLAISTSGNSGNVIKAMEAALSRDMTIVALTGKDGGAMAGLLGGGDVEIRVPSNVTARIQEVHLLVIHCLCDNIDRTLFPQDEQQ; encoded by the coding sequence ATGTTAGAACGTATCAAAGACAGCTTTACCGAGTCGATCCAAACCAAGATCGATGCCGCTGAAGCCCTGCCGGAATCCATTGCCAAGGCGGCCGAAATGATGGTGCACTGCCTGCTCGGCGGCAATAAGATCCTCGCCTGCGGCAACGGTGGCAGTGCCGGCGATGCCCAGCACTTTTCGGCCGAGCTGCTGAACCGTTACGAAGTGGAACGTCCACCGCTGCCGGCCATAGCCCTGACCACGGACAGCTCCACCCTGACCGCCATCGCCAACGATTACAGCTATGACGAAGTGTTCTCCAAGCAGATCCTGGCCCTGGGTCAACCCGGCGACATCTTGCTGGCGATTTCCACCAGCGGTAACTCAGGCAACGTGATCAAGGCCATGGAGGCGGCACTGAGCCGCGATATGACCATAGTGGCTCTAACCGGCAAGGACGGTGGTGCCATGGCCGGCCTGCTCGGAGGTGGCGACGTGGAAATTCGCGTACCGTCCAACGTAACGGCCCGCATTCAGGAAGTGCACCTGCTGGTGATCCACTGCCTGTGCGATAACATAGATCGCACCCTGTTCCCACAGGACGAACAGCAATGA
- the dolP gene encoding division/outer membrane stress-associated lipid-binding lipoprotein, whose amino-acid sequence MKPWLLALTACAALSGCAGALVAGAVGGAVMANDERSIKTQIDDTNADLKIATAFADDAELKQQANITAVVVNGNVLLIGQAPSSMLRDKAVQVVQRLQLGGKIHNQIRIGNPTSFTTRSNDTWITTKVKGRMLGEKELDITRIKVVTENGEVFLLGLIARSQADLAVDVARNTAGVRKVIKVFEYIE is encoded by the coding sequence ATGAAACCGTGGCTGCTGGCTCTGACGGCCTGCGCGGCCCTGTCCGGTTGCGCCGGAGCCCTGGTGGCGGGGGCCGTGGGTGGGGCCGTGATGGCCAACGACGAGCGTTCCATCAAGACTCAGATAGACGACACCAACGCCGATCTCAAGATTGCCACAGCCTTTGCCGATGATGCCGAGCTCAAGCAGCAAGCCAATATCACCGCCGTGGTGGTCAATGGCAACGTGCTGCTGATAGGCCAGGCGCCCAGCTCCATGCTGCGCGATAAGGCGGTGCAAGTCGTTCAGCGTCTGCAGTTGGGTGGCAAGATCCACAACCAGATCCGCATCGGCAATCCCACCTCCTTCACCACCCGCAGCAATGACACCTGGATCACCACCAAGGTCAAGGGGCGTATGTTGGGCGAGAAGGAGCTGGACATCACCCGCATCAAGGTCGTCACCGAAAACGGTGAAGTGTTTTTGCTGGGCCTGATTGCCCGTAGCCAAGCCGATCTGGCGGTGGATGTGGCGCGAAATACCGCCGGGGTGCGCAAGGTCATCAAGGTATTCGAATACATCGAATAA
- the trpS gene encoding tryptophan--tRNA ligase encodes MTKPIVLSGAQPSGELTIGNYMGALRQWVAMQDSHDCLYCVVDLHAITVRQDPAALREACLDTLALYLACGVDPKKSTVFIQSQVPQHTQLGWVLNCYTQMGELSRMTQFKDKSQKHANNINVGLFGYPVLMAADILLYQANEIPVGQDQKQHLELTRDIAIRFNNAYGDTFTVPEPFIPEHGAKVMSLQDPTKKMSKSDDNRNNVIGLLEDPKAVMKKLKKAMTDSDEPPVVRFDLDAKPGVSNLLSLMSGVTGQSIASLEAEFEGKMYGHLKVAAGEAVVGMLEPLQQRFRQFREDRAFLDTVMHQGAEKARARAEVTLKQVYEKIGLLA; translated from the coding sequence ATGACCAAACCCATAGTACTCAGCGGCGCGCAGCCATCGGGCGAGTTGACCATAGGCAACTACATGGGTGCCCTGCGTCAGTGGGTGGCCATGCAGGACAGCCATGATTGTCTTTATTGCGTGGTGGATTTGCATGCCATCACAGTGCGCCAGGATCCGGCCGCATTGCGCGAAGCCTGCCTGGATACCCTGGCGCTGTACCTTGCCTGTGGCGTCGACCCTAAAAAGAGCACAGTCTTTATTCAGTCCCAGGTGCCCCAGCATACCCAGCTGGGTTGGGTGCTCAACTGCTACACCCAGATGGGCGAACTGAGCCGTATGACCCAGTTCAAGGACAAGTCACAGAAGCACGCCAACAACATCAACGTGGGTCTGTTTGGCTATCCAGTGCTGATGGCGGCCGATATTTTGCTGTACCAAGCCAATGAGATCCCCGTTGGTCAGGATCAAAAGCAGCATCTGGAGCTGACCCGTGATATCGCTATCCGCTTCAACAATGCCTATGGCGATACCTTTACCGTGCCTGAGCCCTTCATTCCCGAGCATGGTGCCAAAGTGATGTCGTTGCAGGATCCGACCAAGAAGATGTCCAAGTCGGATGACAACCGCAACAACGTTATTGGCCTGCTGGAAGATCCCAAGGCGGTGATGAAGAAGCTGAAAAAGGCCATGACAGACAGCGACGAGCCGCCGGTGGTGCGCTTCGATCTCGATGCCAAGCCAGGCGTGTCGAACCTGCTGAGCCTGATGTCGGGCGTGACCGGCCAGAGCATCGCCAGTCTGGAAGCCGAGTTTGAAGGCAAGATGTATGGTCACCTCAAGGTGGCAGCCGGTGAAGCCGTGGTCGGCATGCTGGAACCGCTGCAGCAGCGCTTCCGCCAGTTCCGCGAAGACCGCGCTTTCCTGGATACTGTCATGCACCAAGGTGCCGAAAAGGCCCGCGCCCGTGCCGAAGTGACCCTCAAGCAGGTGTACGAGAAGATTGGCCTGCTCGCCTGA
- a CDS encoding phosphoglycolate phosphatase, whose product MSQRLKAIAFDLDGTLVDSVPDLAAATNCTLSQLGLKTCSEHEVRTWVGNGARVLLTRAMSHALAREVSEAELNAAMPVFFDFYEQHLERHSRLYPDVIETLTALRQRGLKLAVVTNKPHRFTLPLLRAFGLDELFELVLGGDSLAKMKPDPLPLEHVRAHWSLEKDELLMVGDSRNDILAAKAAGIASFGLTYGYNYGEDIGLCGPEAVCNSFTEILSRLDAGY is encoded by the coding sequence ATGAGCCAAAGACTCAAGGCCATTGCCTTTGACCTTGACGGCACCCTGGTGGACAGTGTGCCGGATCTGGCCGCGGCCACCAATTGCACCCTGTCGCAGCTTGGACTCAAGACGTGCAGTGAGCATGAGGTGCGCACCTGGGTGGGAAATGGTGCCAGGGTGCTGCTTACCAGGGCCATGAGCCATGCCTTGGCGCGCGAGGTCAGCGAGGCAGAGTTGAATGCCGCCATGCCGGTATTTTTCGACTTTTATGAGCAACACCTGGAGCGCCACAGCCGCCTTTATCCTGACGTCATCGAAACTCTGACGGCATTGCGCCAGCGGGGATTAAAGCTGGCCGTGGTCACCAACAAGCCCCATCGTTTTACCTTGCCGCTGCTGCGGGCCTTCGGCCTGGATGAACTGTTTGAGTTGGTTCTGGGTGGGGATTCCCTGGCAAAGATGAAACCCGATCCACTGCCGCTGGAGCATGTGCGAGCCCATTGGTCCCTGGAGAAAGACGAACTCTTGATGGTCGGTGACAGCCGCAATGACATTTTGGCCGCCAAAGCGGCTGGAATTGCCTCGTTCGGCTTGACCTACGGCTACAACTACGGTGAAGATATTGGGCTTTGCGGTCCAGAGGCCGTTTGTAACAGCTTTACAGAGATTTTGTCCCGGCTTGATGCGGGATACTGA
- the rpe gene encoding ribulose-phosphate 3-epimerase, whose product MRPFLIAPSILSADFARLGDDVKAVLDAGADVVHFDVMDNHYVPNLTIGPMVCKALRDYGITAEIDVHLMVKPVDRIIPDFAKAGASIITFHPEATEHLDRTLQLIRESGCKAGVVLNPATSLHCLDHVMDKLDVILLMSVNPGFGGQSFIPSTLDKLRQVRARIDASGYDIRLEVDGGVKEDNIAEIAAAGADMFVAGSAIFGKPDYKAVIDQMRAELAKVDA is encoded by the coding sequence ATGCGCCCATTTTTGATTGCTCCTTCTATTTTATCCGCTGATTTTGCCCGTCTCGGGGACGATGTTAAGGCCGTGCTCGACGCCGGTGCCGATGTGGTGCATTTCGATGTTATGGACAACCACTATGTGCCCAATCTCACCATAGGCCCCATGGTGTGTAAGGCGCTGCGCGATTACGGCATCACCGCTGAGATTGATGTGCACCTGATGGTTAAACCAGTGGATCGCATCATCCCTGACTTCGCCAAGGCCGGTGCCTCCATTATCACTTTCCATCCGGAAGCCACCGAACATCTTGATCGCACCCTGCAATTGATCCGCGAGTCCGGCTGTAAGGCGGGTGTGGTGCTGAACCCTGCTACCTCGCTGCATTGTCTGGATCATGTGATGGACAAGCTGGACGTGATCCTGCTGATGTCGGTCAACCCTGGCTTCGGCGGCCAATCCTTTATTCCGTCGACCCTGGATAAGCTGCGTCAGGTGCGGGCCCGTATTGATGCCAGTGGCTATGACATTCGCCTGGAAGTGGATGGTGGGGTCAAAGAAGACAACATCGCCGAAATTGCTGCCGCCGGTGCCGACATGTTTGTGGCCGGCAGTGCCATCTTTGGCAAGCCGGATTACAAGGCCGTTATCGACCAAATGCGCGCCGAGCTGGCCAAGGTCGACGCCTGA
- a CDS encoding DUF2970 domain-containing protein, which produces MQSSFWQVFLSTLAAFFGVQSDQNRRKDFSQSSPMPYIIMGLVLAIGLVLGLVLLVSVVLAP; this is translated from the coding sequence ATGCAGTCTTCTTTCTGGCAGGTTTTTCTCAGTACCCTGGCGGCATTTTTTGGGGTGCAGTCCGATCAAAATCGACGTAAGGATTTCAGCCAATCCTCCCCCATGCCATATATCATCATGGGATTGGTACTGGCCATTGGGTTGGTGCTGGGATTGGTGCTCTTGGTGTCTGTGGTGCTGGCGCCCTGA
- a CDS encoding Dam family site-specific DNA-(adenine-N6)-methyltransferase — protein sequence MTKKQRAFLKWAGGKFKLMDELSRHLPKGDRLVEPFVGAGSVFLNTNYSSYLLCDINQDLIGLYQIVKDRAEEYIAAAKALFCEEMNNKEAYYDVRQRFNRSKDPFSRAVYFLYLNRHGFNGLCRYNRKGEFNVPFGSYKKPYFPEQEIRAFSVKAQKAEFKCIGYEQAFELAGQGDVIYCDPPYAPLSSTASFTTYVGAGFTLDDQALLARYSRHTAMERGIPVLISNHDIPLTRELYHGARLATLQVQRNISQNGSKRNKVDELMALYDETYHLESID from the coding sequence ATGACCAAGAAACAAAGAGCCTTTCTGAAATGGGCCGGTGGCAAGTTCAAATTGATGGACGAGCTGTCCAGGCATTTGCCCAAAGGTGACAGGTTGGTGGAGCCCTTTGTCGGTGCAGGTTCGGTATTTCTCAATACGAATTACTCTTCTTATCTTTTGTGTGACATCAACCAAGATCTCATTGGCCTGTACCAGATAGTCAAAGACAGGGCGGAAGAATATATAGCTGCTGCCAAGGCCTTGTTCTGTGAAGAAATGAACAACAAGGAAGCCTATTACGACGTTCGTCAGCGCTTTAACCGCAGTAAAGATCCCTTCAGTCGTGCTGTGTACTTCCTGTACCTTAATCGTCACGGTTTCAACGGCCTTTGTCGCTACAATCGTAAGGGCGAGTTCAATGTGCCCTTTGGCTCCTATAAAAAGCCTTACTTTCCTGAGCAGGAAATTCGCGCTTTTTCAGTGAAGGCGCAGAAGGCCGAGTTCAAATGCATCGGCTATGAGCAGGCCTTTGAACTGGCAGGTCAGGGCGATGTCATTTATTGCGATCCCCCCTATGCGCCACTGTCGAGTACGGCCAGTTTTACCACCTATGTAGGTGCCGGCTTTACGCTCGATGACCAGGCGCTGCTGGCGCGTTATTCCCGCCATACTGCCATGGAACGTGGTATTCCTGTGTTGATCAGCAACCATGATATTCCACTGACCCGGGAGTTATACCACGGGGCCAGATTGGCGACCCTACAGGTGCAGCGCAATATCAGCCAGAACGGCAGCAAGCGTAATAAAGTGGATGAATTGATGGCGCTCTATGATGAGACTTATCATCTGGAGTCCATTGACTGA